The following coding sequences are from one Triticum aestivum cultivar Chinese Spring chromosome 5A, IWGSC CS RefSeq v2.1, whole genome shotgun sequence window:
- the LOC123103615 gene encoding MND1-interacting protein 1, with product MAGQPRERGSRAARKGRPVRTPATLLALNPTPDPDLSAQASDDVSPWGRSTADELEDRLLKRLEEAYAAALAGLAELGYAEDAALRAVLRAGHCYGKLDDPVDNIVANARSFLNDPDAPGGAGGFADLRRLEEYSLAGLVCLLQSSRPTISRVEAMWCLLANDLRLEQAINMGASFTDKSPHSGFSTAESEAPSPAAPVPGQRGYCHFHATTATENHMFDPETFMRLAMRAHTDSTRPHTESTAGVVSCVKNTWSRSGGSAAPAPAAPDGQGQPKQSFAMKVSTDDLIESVVMELESLDIDKKDPPAEKPDPKNEMVRDLIKQTREMEEQLKERKEWAQKKAVQAARKLGNDLTELRMLRMEHDDNQRRKNDKQSLEDETMKRLTRLEYELKKKSGQLDRSNASVQKLEMENAEIRAEMEAAKLSASETERQCQILLKKEKKDSKKLELWERQKAKLQEEIAECKAKIAQADKELAGVNKSIRNMEVKIREDTKATEDNLALAEQERGKRESAKADADRRLEEIRRKTEVESQCYKDDLRRLQDQLSRLQKSMGANAPTVPSAYPPAMTDRNTARAPKQSNQKAPPTSNRQQEPIQNTGRRRGCIICKREEACVMLLQCAHQVLCVGCNKQHEEKGAVRCPSCNAKIEERIRVFGASSN from the exons ATGGCCGGCCAGCCCCGCGAACGCGGCTCCCGCGCCGCGCGCAAGGGCCGCCCCGTCCGCACGCCAGCGACCCTGCTCGCCCTTAACCCCACCCCCGATCCCGATCTGTCCGCGCAGGCCTCCGACGACGTCTCTCCGTGGGGCCGCTCAACGGCGGACGAGCTGGAGGACCGCCTCCTCAAGAGGCTGGAGGAGGCCTACGCGGCGGCGCTGGCCGGCCTCGCTGAGCTCGGCTACGCCGAGGACGCCGCGCTCCGGGCCGTCCTCCGCGCGGGCCACTGCTACGGCAAGCTTGACGACCCTGTCGATAACATCGTCGCCAACGCCCGCTCCTTCCTCAACGATCCAGACGCCCCCGGCGGAGCCGGCGGGTTCGCCGACCTCCGCCGCCTCGAGGAGTACTCCCTAGCGGGCCTCGTCTGCCTCCTTCAGAGCAGCCGCCCCACCATCTCCCGTGTCGAGGCCATGTGGTGCCTCCTCGCCAACGATCTCCGCCTCGAACAGGCCATCAACATGGGAGCTTCCTTCACCGATAAGTCGCCCCACTCCGGCTTCTCCACCGCCGAGAGTGAGGCGCCTTCCCCGGCCGCACCCGTCCCAGGGCAGCGTGGCTACTGCCACTTCCATGCGACCACGGCCACAGAGAACCACATGTTTGACCCTGAAACATTCATGCGTCTTGCGATGCGCGCCCACACTGACAGCACGCGCCCGCACACTGAGAGCACTGCCGGCGTGGTCTCCTGCGTCAAGAATACATGGTCACGGTCCGGCGGCAGCGCTGCTCCGGCCCCTGCTGCCCCAGATGGGCAGGGGCAGCCCAAGCAGTCCTTTGCTATGAAGGTGTCCACCGATGATCTCATTGAGTCTGTGGTGATGGAGCTTGAGTCGCTGGACATTGACAAGAAGGACCCTCCTGCGGAGAAGCCTGATCCCAAGAATGAGATGGTGCGTGACCTCATTAAACAGACACGGGAGATGGAGGAGCAGCTCAAGGAGCGCAAGGAGTGGGCCCAGAAGAAGGCGGTACAGGCTGCTCGTAAACTTGGCAATGATCTCACTGAGTTGCGCATGCTGCGGATGGAGCATGACGATAACCAGCGGCGGAAGAATGATAAGCAGTCACTGGAGGATGAGACAATGAAGCGCCTCACTCGTCTGGAGTATGAGCTGAAGAAGAAGAGTGGGCAGCTTGACCGGAGTAATGCTAGTGTGCAGAAACTGGAAATGGAGAATGCGGAAATACGTGCTGAGATGGAAGCTGCGAAGCTGAGTGCATCGGAGACTGAACGGCAATGCCAGATACTGCTAAAGAAAGAGAAGAAAGACAGCAAAAAGCTTGAGCTGTGGGAGCGGCAAAAGGCCAAGCTGCAGGAGGAGATTGCTGAATGCAAGGCAAAGATCGCACAGGCAGATAAGGAGCTGGCTGGGGTCAACAAGTCAATAAGAAATATGGAG GTTAAAATAAGAGAAGACACAAAGGCCACTGAAGACAACTTGGCACTTGCAGAACAGGAACGTGGGAAGCGGGAATCTGCGAAAGCTGATGCTGATCGCCGACTTGAAGAAATTCGCCGGAAGACAGAAGTAGAGTCCCAGTGCTACAAAGATGACCTCCGGAGGCTCCAGGATCAGTTATCCCGTCTGCAGAAGTCCATGGGTGCAAATGCGCCGACAGTTCCATCAGCCTATCCTCCGGCTATGACTGACCGCAATACAGCGCGGGCACCCAAGCAGTCCAACCAGAAGGCACCGCCCACATCCAACAGGCAGCAGGAGCCTATCCAGAATACAGGCCGCCGCAGAGGCTGCATTATCTGCAAGAGGGAGGAGGCTTGCGTGATGCTGCTGCAGTGTGCTCACCAGGTGCTGTGTGTCGGCTGCAACAAGCAGCATGAGGAGAAAGGCGCCGTTCGCTGCCCCAGCTGCAACGCCAAGATCGAGGAGAGGATCAGGGTTTTCGGTGCCTCCTCCAACTGA